CCATGGGCGTGTCCCTGGGCGGCGGAGTCGCCATGATGTTCGGCGGCTATCTCGTCGGCTGGGCGCAAAATGCCGCCTTTACCCTTCCCGGCGGCTTTGTGCTGGGCGGATGGCGCATGGCCTTTGTCGCGGTGGGATTGCTGGGCGTGCCCCTCGCGCTGCTGATGCTGGCCACGATGCGCGAGGCGCCGCGCCAGCGGGCCGCCGACGGTGCGCCACAGATCAGCGCCCTGTTTGCCCTGATGGGGCGGCGCAAGGCCGCCTTTTTGGGCGTGTTCGGCGGCTATTCGGCGATGGTGATCGCCGCCTATGGCGCGCTGCTCTGGGGACCGGCGCATTTCGCGCGGGCCCATGGCATGAGCCCGGCGGCGATCGGCTTGCAATTCGGCCTGATCACCGGCGTGTTGGGGTCGGGCGGCCTGTTGGCGGCAGGGCTGATCTCCGATCGGCTGGCACGCCGGGGCGTGGCCGATGCGCCGGTGCGCGTCGTTATGGCGTCGATTGTCATCCAATGGCCGCTGCTCGCGGCTGCCTTTCTCGTGCACGACCGGACCTTCGCGCTCGCGTTCATGGCGCTGGGAATGACCGCGACGTCGATGATCGGCGGCTTGCAGGCCGCAACCCTGCAAATCCTGGTGCCCGCCAATATGCGCGGGCGGCTGACCGCCATCTATCTGCTGTTCGTCAACCTGGCGGGCATGGGATTGGGGCCGTTGCTGATCGGCGCGCTGAGCGAGCATCTCTATGGTGGTGCGACGGGTCTGGGCAAGGCTCTGGCAACGACCAGCGGCGTCGCGCTGGCACTGGCGCTGCTCATACTGACCTGTACCCGCCGCGCGATCCTGGCGGCCATTCGCGCCAATGAGGGGTGCAGGGCCGGGGAGGGGCGCTGATCAGCGCCCCTCGAACCGGGGTGCGCGCCGCTCCTTGAATGCTGCGGCCCCTTCCCGGAAATCATGGGTACGGCCAGCGGCATATTGGGCTTCGCGCTCCGCCGCGAGCGCATCCTCGAAGGAAAGCTCCAGCGCCTGTCGCGCCAGTTTGCGGATCATGCCGAAGGAGCGGGTGGGGCCGGTCGAAAACCGATCGAGCAGCGTTATGGCTTCCTCTTCCAGTCGGTCATCGTCGACGAGTTCGGTGACAAGGCCCCAGTCCAGAGCCTGTTCCGCGCTGATTCGCTTGCCCAGCATCATCGCCGCCATCGCCCGATGCCAGCCGAGCGTGCGCGGCAACAGCCAGCTTGACCCCGCGTCGCAAACCAGACCCACTTGTGCGAAGCTGAAGCCCAGCCATGCCGATCGGCCGGCCACCACGATATCGCCGGCCAGTGCGAGCGCGGCTCCTGCCCCGATCGCCGGTCCGTTCAGGGCGACGATCAGCGGGATTTCCAGCGCCGCGAATTTACGCATCAGCGGATTGATCGTTTCTTCCAATATTGCGCCTGCGTCATGGGGCAGTGGATCATCCAGTTGCCCGCCGCTGCAAAAGGAGCGACCCGCGCCGGTCAGCAGAATGGCGCGCGCGCCGGTGGCGACTGCTTCATCAACCGTTCCGACCAGTTCCTTCGCCATGGCGAAGCATAGCGCATTGGCGCGTGCTGGCTGATCCAGGGTGATGATGACGCCCTTGTCGCGTCTGGTCTGCCGAATGGCCATATGCCTCCTCCAAAATCCTGCCTCGGTGCACCGCCTGGCGGTCATCCCTTTATGCGGCAAAATATTATATTGTCAAAAAATCTGACAAAAATACGAAGTGATGCGTCGGGTATCCGCCGGTCGTGCAACGGGACCTGCGTTCCCAAACAGGGTTGCTCTCGCCGGGCCTCCGCTCCTAAGTCTTCACATCCGAATATGGAGGAATGGTTTGGAGACAGTTTCGATCGTGCTTTTCCTGCTGCTGGCGGTGGTCGTCAGCGGCGCGATATCCCGAATGCTGCCGGTCTCCATACCAACGCCGCTGGTTCAGATTCTGCTTGGCGCCGTCATTGGCCTGTCGACGTCGCACCGTGTGGAGCTGGATCCTGAACTCTTCCTGTTCCTGTTCCTGCCGCCGCTCCTCTTTCTCGACGGCTGGCGGATTCCCAAGGACGAGCTGTTAAAAGACGTTTCGACCGTGGTGGAACTGGCCCTTGGCCTTGTCCTGCTGACTGTCGTGGGCATGGGTTTCTTCATCCATTGGATGATCCCGGCCATGCCGCTTGCCGTCGCCTTCGCGCTTGCCGCCGTCGTGTCGCCTACCGATCCCATCGCCGTTTCCGCCATCGCGGCGCGGGTGCCCATTCCCAAGCGGATGATGCACATATTGGAAGGGGAATCGCTTCTTAACGACGCGTCTGGCCTTGTCTGCCTGCGCGTCGCCGTCGCCGCCGCGCTGACGGGCAGTTTCTCGGCCGGATCGGCAGCGCTCAATTTCCTCTGGGTGGCGGGGGCGGGTCTGGCAATCGGCGTTGCGGTCACGCTTGTGGTGACACGCGCCAAGGCCTGGGTCGCGAAGCGCTGGGGTGAAGATACCGGCTCGCAGATCCTCGTCAGCCTGCTTATCCCGTTCGGCTCCTACCTGTTGGCGGAGCATGTTCATGCGTCCGGCATATTGGCGGCGGTCAGCGCAGGCGTCACCATGACCTTTGCGGAGAGTTCGCGCCAGACCATGGCGTCCACTCGAATGCGCCGCAACTCGGTGTGGGACATGATCCAGTTCACGCTCAACGGCATCATCTTCGTGCTGCTGGGCGAACAATTGCCCGGCATATTGGAAGGGGCGCACCAGACGGTGTTGCCCACCGGCCATGCCTCACCCTGGTGGCTGGCCATCTACACGGTCGCTATCGTCGCCGGCCTCGCATTGCTGCGCTTCGTCTGGGTCTGGGCCTCGCTCCACCTCACCATCCTGCGCAAAGCGGACCGGGCGGGCGACATGCGCAGCCCCGACTGGCGACTGGTTGCGGCAACCTCCTTTGCTGGCGTGCGTGGCGCGATCACGCTGGCGGGTGTGCTGACCTTGCCGCTGGCGCTGAACGACGGCACGGCCTTTCCCGCCCGCGATCTCGCGATATTTCTGGCGGCGGGCGTGATCGTCGTTTCGCTGATCCTGGCCAGCATCGCCCTGCCTGTTCTGCTCAAGGGCCTTACCATGCCGCCCGAACCGTCGAAGCAGGCGGAGGAGGACAGTGCCCGCATCGCCGCTGCGGAGGCGGCGATCCAGGCCATCGAGCGGCACCAGCACGCACTGGCCGAGGATCATGGAGAGGCGGATCTCTACGTCACGGCGGGCGGGCGCATCATGGACCTCTACCGTGAGCGTATCGAAGGACTGAGCGGTCAGCAGGCGGATGAGAGGCGCGCCGGACACCGCTTGTTCGGCGAATTCGGCCTGGTCGGCGTCAAGGCCGAGCGCGCGGTACTGGCCCGGCTCCTCCGCGATCGCCGGTTGAGCAGCGAGGTCGCTCGCAAACTTACGCGTGAACTGGATCTGGCCGAGGCGCGTTACCGGGGCTGAACGGCAATCCAGCCGAACTGCGAAGGTCAGTCGCGTCGGGCCAGCCCATTGATCAAGATGTCGACCAGCGAGGCGGCGATTTCATCCACGGGGCTGGGGCCTGCCGGATCATGCCAGCGCGCAGGCCAGTTCAGCGCGCCAGCCAGGGCAAAGGCCGCCATTTTTACATCGACAGGGGCGATGGAGCCATCGGCGATGGCATCCTCTATCAATCCGCGCAGCGCCAGATCGATGTCGCGCTTGCGTGCGCGGAATTGCGCGGCGGCGTCACTGGACAGTGCTTCGTCGCCTGTCCGCACCACGCAGCGGCCGAAATCGTCCATGTTGATCTGCGCATAATGGATGAGGAAACGGCGGAGGCGATCAAGGCCGCTGCCTGGCTCATGCTTCGCTGCTTCCGCCGCCAGACGCAGCGGTTCGAGCCCGCGCGTCACGCATTCGATCAGCACCTGCTCCTTGTTTCCCAGATAATGGTAGATAGTCGGCTTGCTGATGCCGAGCGATGCGGCGACATCGTCCAGCGAGGTGGCATGGAAACCGCGGGCATTGAACATGCGGACCGCGGCACGCAGCACCGCTTCGCGCTTCTCCTCCCGCTCCCTTATCTTCTCTTCACGCGTTCTGAACGGCGATGAGGCTGCGGGACTGGATGCGGTGGAGGGACGGCCGGGCAATGAAAACTCCTTCGCGGCTCTATTGACAAGAAACGCGGTCATAAGCAATTTACTCATCAGTATATAGTAGACGATTGAGTTTGCGCCGAGGGATTCCAGCGGTGGAGATCATCAGGCGCGGCCTTTGAAGGGAACAGGACAATGCCAAACGATCCGGTCGTCATTGCGGGCTATGCGCGCACCCCCATGGGCGCTTTTCAGGGCGTACTTTCGCCGCTCAAGGCTACCGAGCTCGGCGCGGCGGCGGTGAAGGCAGCGATCGAACGGGCAAAGCTCGATCCGGGCGCCGTTGAGCGCATCTATATGGGTTGCGTCCTGCCGGCGGGTCTGGGGCAGGCGCCCGCGAGGCAGGCGGCACTGGGCGCGGGCCTTGGCCTCAATACGGAGGCTACCACGGTCAACAAGATGTGCGGTTCGGGCATGCAGGCGGCGATCATGGCGACCGAGGCGCTGGCCGCCGGGACGGCGGACGTCATCGTCGCGGGCGGCATGGAAAGCATGACCAACGCTCCCTATGCCCTGCCCAAGCATCGCTCGGGCGCGCGTATCGGCCATGACCGCATCATCGACACGATGATGATGGATGGGCTGGAGGACGCCTATGAGCCGGGTAAGGCGATGGGCGTCTTTGCCGAGGAAGCGGTGCGCGACTATCAGTTCACGCGCGAGGAGCAGGACGCCTATGCCATCCGCTCGCTCGAACGCGCCAACGCCGCCATCGGTAGCGGCGCCTTTGCAAAGGAAATCGTGCCCGTCACCATTTCCGGCCGGGGCGGCGATACGGTCGTCGACACCGATGAACAGCCGGGCAAGGCGCGGCCGGAGAAGATTCCCGCGCTCAAGCCCGCCTTCGTCAAGGACGGCACCATCACGCCTGCCAATGCCTCATCCATTTCGGACGGCGCCGCCGCTCTGGTGATGACCCGCCAGAGCGTCGCGGAGAAGCTGGGCCTGCCGGTGATCGCAAAGGTTCTCGCCACCGCCGCCCATGCTCATGAACCGGCGAAGTTCACGACCGCCCCGGTCCCGGCGATCCGCAAGGCGCTGGACAAGGCGGGCTGGCAGGTCGGGGACGTCGACCTGTTTGAGGTCAACGAAGCCTTCGCCGTGGTTGCAATGATCGCCGCCAGGGAACTGAACATCCCAGCCGACAGGCTGAACGTCAATGGCGGCGCGACCGCGCTCGGCCATCCCATAGGCGCATCGGGTGCGCGTATTCTCGCAACCCTGCTCGCCGCGCTGGAAAATCGCGGCCTCAAGCGCGGGGTCGCCAGCCTCTGCATCGGTGGTGGAGAAGCGACGGCTATGGCGGTCGAACTGGTCTGATCGTTCAAGAGGGAAAAGCGTATATGGACATCAAGGGAACAGCCGCCATCGTCACCGGCGGCGCGTCGGGGTTGGGCAAGGCGACAGCGGCGATGCTGGCTTCGCAGGGCGCGAAGGTCGCGATCTTCGATATGAACGAGGAAGCGGGCAAGGCTGCGGCTGCCGAAATCGGCGGCGTCTTTGTCAGCGTGAATGTGGCCGACGATGCCAGCGTCTCGGCGGCGCTGGATACGGCGGAGCAGGCGCATGGGGTTGCGCGCATCCTCGTCAACTGCGCGGGCATCGCTCCGGCGGTGAAGACCGTGGGCAAGGAAAATGTGCCGCATCCGCTCGACATCTATCGCAAGACGATCGAGGTCAACCTGATCGGCACGTTCAACGTCATCTCCAAATTCGCGGCGCGCGCCGTGTCGGTGGAAGACATGGACGGCGAGCGCGGGGTCATCGTCAATACCGCATCGGTCGCGGCCTATGACGGCCAGATCGGTCAGGCGGCGTACAGTGCGTCCAAAGGTGGCGTGGTCGGCATGACCCTGCCTATCGCCCGCGACCTTGCCAGCCACAAGATTCGCGTGATGACGATCGCCCCCGGCATCTTCCTGACCCCCATGATGGAGGGTTTCCCCCAGCATGTGCAGGATGCCCTGGGCGCGCAGGTGCCCCACCCCAGTCGCCTTGGCAAGCCAGCCGAATATGCCCAGCTGGTGGAATCCATCATCCGCAACCCCATGCTGAATGGAGAGGTCATCCGCCTCGACGGCGCCATCCGCATGGCGCCGCGCTGAACAACGGATCGGAACGACCGATCCGGGTTTTTTCCGGCTTTGATCAAATAGCTGGCGCTGTCACATAGTATGGATGACAAGTGCAGGCGTCCCTTCTCAGAAGCCTTTTTCGCGATGGTTGCCTGACCGTCGCGAACTGGGACTGCTGGTTGTTTATGCCGCGGGTTTCGCCGGCGCGCATTGGATGGCGGCCGCATGGGGCGGGGACGGTTTTTACTCGGTCTGGTATCCGGCCGCCGGTTTGCGGCTGGCCCTGATGTGGTATGCGGGAGCGCGGCTGACGCCTTCCATCGCGATCGTGGAACTGGCGGTCAACATGGCCAAAGGCATCTTCCCGCTCGATTCGTCGGACTGGCCGCTCATCCTGATGGGTATCTGGCGGCCGGTATTCGCTTATGGCGGGACCGTGGCGGCGATCCGCTGGCTTGCGGGCGGCGCGCGGGCCAGCGTGCTTATCCCACCCATGCCCTTCAGTCTGGCGGCGGTGGCGGCGCCCAATGTGGCAGCCCTGATGGCCTTGCCCCAGAGCCTGTTGCGGCCCGACATGACGGGCGTGAAGAGCATGCACGATGTCGTTACATCGCTTTCCGCTTTCGCCGTCGGCGATCTGCTGGGCGTTCTTATCCTCGCGCCGCCGCTGCTGTGGATTGCGGAATGGCTGATGAGCCGTCCTCGTCCGCCATTCCAGATTTACAGCGACATTTCCTGGCTTGCGCTGGTGGAGAGCAGTGCCCTGCTATTGGGCGGCATCGTGATTACCGATACGATGGCCCGGGCGGGGCTGGGTGTTCAGCCCATGCCGGTCATCTTCGCTGTCGCCTGGATCGGTCTGCGTTTCGGACGGGCTGCGGCTTGGGGCGCGTTGGTGATCGTGACCATGCTCATGCTGCCATATACCGCGCATCACATGACGACCGGCGCACGCCTGGAATTGCATCTGGCTCTGGCGATGGTGGCGGTGGTCGGTTATCTCGCCGGCAGCTTCGCCGACGCCCAGCGACAGGCGCGCATCGATCTGGAGCGGCGCGATCGGCTGCTGTTCCAGGCGGAGCGGCTGAAGACCCTGCGCGCCATGTCGGTTGCCGTCATCCATGAGATCAGCCAGCCGCTTTCGACCCTGGCGATAGAGGCGAAGCATCTGCATGCCATCACCGGCATTTCCGACCCGGAAATAGCCGAGAGTGCGGCATTGATCGACCGCAAGGCCGCGACATTGTCCAATCTGGTGCGGCGTCTGCGCCGCTATGGCGGGCGCGCCGTCGACGAACCCACGCCGCTGCCGGTTTCCGCCCTGATCGAAAGCGTGGCGACGCTCGCCGCCCCGGAAGCCAAAAGCGAAGGCGTGATGTTGAAGGTTGATCCGGTCGATCCCGATTTGCTCGTTCTGGCGCAGGAGGTGGAACTGGCGCAGGCGGTGATGAACCTGCTGCGCAACGCCATCCAGGCCACCGGCGACGCGCAGGTCAGGCTTTCGGCCGTCAAGGCAGGTGACCAGGTGCAGATCACCGTGTCGAACCGCCATTATGTGGACATCGTGCCAAGGGCAGGCATGGGGGTGGGCACGCTGATCGCACGCGCCATTGTGGAGGCGCATGGCGGCACGTTATGGCGCGATATGTCCGCGGTTGGCGATGTCAGGGCCATGATTTCCCTGCCCCTGACCGGAGAAGTGGCATGACGGATGATGCATCGAAAATCTATGTGGTGGACGACGATTGCGATCTGGGGGCCAGCGTTGCCCGCCTGCTCCGCCGTCACGGTTTCGACGCTGACTCCTTCCTCGATCCGGTCCAGCTGCTCGACGTCTATGTTACCGCGCCGGCTCACTGCATCGTGACGGATGTGATGATGGGCGATCTGGACGGGTTCGCCTTCGCCGACCAGATAAGGGTGCTGGATCCCTCGACGGCCATCATCTTCATGACGGCCTGGCCTACCACGGCCAACGCCGTGGATTCCGTCCGGCGCTATGGCGGCCTCGATTATCTGGAAAAGCCCATTGATGAGGAGCGTCTGCTGGCTGCGGCGAGGGAAGGCATCGACTGGGCATGCGAACGGCGGCGGCAACTGTCCCGGACCGCGGCGCTGACGCCGCGTGAACGGCAGGTCTTCGAACTTCTGATCCTGGGGCATAGCAACAAGGTGATCGCCGCTATTCTTGGCCTCAGTCCCAAGACGGTCGAGGATCATCGGGCGTCCGTCATGGGCAAGACGGGCGTGAACGGATTGGCGCAGTTGATCGCGCTGGGCGGGTGAGCGGAGCGCGCGGGACCGGGAAAAACCCGGATAGGGGCGGGCACCCTTGTCCGCCATAAGCCGCGCCGCGACCCGAGGGAAACTTTTTTGGTTTCCTGAAACTGACCCGGCCATCCTGGCCGGGTCCTTTCACGACAAGCCGGAGAATGTAGCTATCAAGGCGTGATGCCCGGCAGCCGCGTGGGTTCGACCGCCCTGTTCCGTCGCCCTTCGGCCAGGATCAGGCCATCAAGCAAGGCATTGCGGAGATCGCGAGGGTCGATGACATCGTCGAAACCTATCTTGTCCGCCAGATGATAGGCTCCCCCAGCCTGCTCCGCAGCCACGCGGGCACGCGTCTCAGCGTCCAGTTTGGCGGCGTCGGCTCCGCTCGCCGCCGGCATCGCACCCAGGGTGATGGCAGGAAATGACAGTGAGATTGTCTGGCCGTCAAAGGGGTTCATCGCCATGATCGAGGAACCAAAGCCAAATGCCTTGCGCAGAGTGACGTGCAGCTTGGGCACCTTCAACCGATGCTGCGCAACGAACATGCGGGCCGCGTGCCGCAGCACGCCCGACCGTTCTGCCACCGTGCCCGCCATGACGCCGGGATTGTCGGTCAGAAACAGGACCGGAATATGGAAGGCGCCCGCCACATCCATGAAATGGGTCGCTTTCTGGGCGGCTGCGGCATCGATGGCGCCCGCGCCCACGGCTGGATTATTGGCCACGATAGCGACGCTCTGACCGCCAAGGCGTGCAAGGGCGGTGACGAGCGAGGCGCCATATTTCGGCTGAACCTCGAACAGCGTGCCCTCGTCGACCAGCATGACCAGGAGCGAGCGCATGTCGAAGGGGAAGCGCGGATCGGGATCGATCAATGCCAATATGTCATCGAGCCGCCGTCGCCCGATATCGCCTTCCTGAACAAGCGGCGGGTGTTCCCATGCGTTGAGCGGGAAATAGGACAGATATTGTCGTGCCATGGCGATGGCTGCCGCATCGTCTGCAGCCAGATTATGCGCGACGCCCGATGCCAGGACGTGCATCTGCGGGCCGCCCAGTTCCTCCTTCGTTACCACTTCCCCGATCGCGCCTTTGACCAGGGGTGGCCCCGCCGCGAACATGGATGCCGCCTGCGTCATCACCACAAAGTCCGAAAGGGGCGCGGTCAGCGCGCCATGTCCTGCCGAAGCGCCTTGCACCAGGCTGACCATCGGCACCTGCCCCGACAGTTCGGCAAGGCCCTGGAGGTCATTGGGACTGCGTCCGGGATGCTTGTTGGTCAGCCTGTGTCCGGCGCCTTCCAGCATGAAGACAAGCGGCACACGTTCCTGCGCGGCCAGTTGCGTGAGGCGATATCGCTTGTCGGACGCGGCGTCGCCGATCGATCCTCCCAGCACGGTAAAGTCCTCGATCCCGGCCAGTGCCGGACGCCCGTTGATCCGCCCGAAGCCCGCGATCAGGCCGTCGGCGGGCGCGGGCGCTTCGCCCGTTTCGCTGAGAACGCCTGCAAGGCCTCCAATCTCGACGAAGCTGCCGTCATCGAACAGGGCGGTGGCCCGTTCCCGCGCATTGAGCTTGCCGGCGTCGCGATGACGCTGGAGACGGTCGGCGCCCCCCATGGCGCGCGCAAAATCCTGCCGCCTGCCGAGTTCGCCGAGAATGGCATCCCACCGGCCGAGATCTGAACTCATTCTTACCCCCTCCTCAAGAAAGCTGGGTCATGGTCGACGGTCTGACGCCGCCATGCCGCTTCGCCTGTCATCCTCCCCCACATTCCATCGATTTGCCAGCGAAGGGAGGGGGGCAGGCATTAAAAAGATCGATCGCCCATTTGGCATGGGGGGTAGGGAAGGTCCGCTTCGCTGCAGGCAGGGCCTCCAAACTGGCGGCCGCCGCTGTGTCCTTGTCCCGGCGGGCCGTTTTGGGACTGCGACGAAATGAAGGTTAATTTGCCATTATAGATTGTTAAGAAAGGGAAAATTCCCCAGTTGAATGTCATTGCCGATGGCCGAAACGATGGAAGGGG
This window of the Sphingobium sp. EM0848 genome carries:
- a CDS encoding MFS transporter — translated: MDGVVEQAGVQRGGTGYAYYVVLILTLAYMLSFMDRVLVSLMIDPIRADLHLGDTQIGLLVGFGFVLLYSIMGIPFGTWADSGNRRNLILFGLVGWSLATALCGFAGGFMTLLAARAFVGIGEAALSPAAYSTIADRFDKSRLGFAISLYAMGVSLGGGVAMMFGGYLVGWAQNAAFTLPGGFVLGGWRMAFVAVGLLGVPLALLMLATMREAPRQRAADGAPQISALFALMGRRKAAFLGVFGGYSAMVIAAYGALLWGPAHFARAHGMSPAAIGLQFGLITGVLGSGGLLAAGLISDRLARRGVADAPVRVVMASIVIQWPLLAAAFLVHDRTFALAFMALGMTATSMIGGLQAATLQILVPANMRGRLTAIYLLFVNLAGMGLGPLLIGALSEHLYGGATGLGKALATTSGVALALALLILTCTRRAILAAIRANEGCRAGEGR
- a CDS encoding enoyl-CoA hydratase-related protein, with protein sequence MAIRQTRRDKGVIITLDQPARANALCFAMAKELVGTVDEAVATGARAILLTGAGRSFCSGGQLDDPLPHDAGAILEETINPLMRKFAALEIPLIVALNGPAIGAGAALALAGDIVVAGRSAWLGFSFAQVGLVCDAGSSWLLPRTLGWHRAMAAMMLGKRISAEQALDWGLVTELVDDDRLEEEAITLLDRFSTGPTRSFGMIRKLARQALELSFEDALAAEREAQYAAGRTHDFREGAAAFKERRAPRFEGR
- a CDS encoding Na+/H+ antiporter codes for the protein METVSIVLFLLLAVVVSGAISRMLPVSIPTPLVQILLGAVIGLSTSHRVELDPELFLFLFLPPLLFLDGWRIPKDELLKDVSTVVELALGLVLLTVVGMGFFIHWMIPAMPLAVAFALAAVVSPTDPIAVSAIAARVPIPKRMMHILEGESLLNDASGLVCLRVAVAAALTGSFSAGSAALNFLWVAGAGLAIGVAVTLVVTRAKAWVAKRWGEDTGSQILVSLLIPFGSYLLAEHVHASGILAAVSAGVTMTFAESSRQTMASTRMRRNSVWDMIQFTLNGIIFVLLGEQLPGILEGAHQTVLPTGHASPWWLAIYTVAIVAGLALLRFVWVWASLHLTILRKADRAGDMRSPDWRLVAATSFAGVRGAITLAGVLTLPLALNDGTAFPARDLAIFLAAGVIVVSLILASIALPVLLKGLTMPPEPSKQAEEDSARIAAAEAAIQAIERHQHALAEDHGEADLYVTAGGRIMDLYRERIEGLSGQQADERRAGHRLFGEFGLVGVKAERAVLARLLRDRRLSSEVARKLTRELDLAEARYRG
- a CDS encoding TetR/AcrR family transcriptional regulator gives rise to the protein MPGRPSTASSPAASSPFRTREEKIREREEKREAVLRAAVRMFNARGFHATSLDDVAASLGISKPTIYHYLGNKEQVLIECVTRGLEPLRLAAEAAKHEPGSGLDRLRRFLIHYAQINMDDFGRCVVRTGDEALSSDAAAQFRARKRDIDLALRGLIEDAIADGSIAPVDVKMAAFALAGALNWPARWHDPAGPSPVDEIAASLVDILINGLARRD
- a CDS encoding acetyl-CoA C-acyltransferase; this translates as MPNDPVVIAGYARTPMGAFQGVLSPLKATELGAAAVKAAIERAKLDPGAVERIYMGCVLPAGLGQAPARQAALGAGLGLNTEATTVNKMCGSGMQAAIMATEALAAGTADVIVAGGMESMTNAPYALPKHRSGARIGHDRIIDTMMMDGLEDAYEPGKAMGVFAEEAVRDYQFTREEQDAYAIRSLERANAAIGSGAFAKEIVPVTISGRGGDTVVDTDEQPGKARPEKIPALKPAFVKDGTITPANASSISDGAAALVMTRQSVAEKLGLPVIAKVLATAAHAHEPAKFTTAPVPAIRKALDKAGWQVGDVDLFEVNEAFAVVAMIAARELNIPADRLNVNGGATALGHPIGASGARILATLLAALENRGLKRGVASLCIGGGEATAMAVELV
- a CDS encoding 3-hydroxyacyl-CoA dehydrogenase yields the protein MDIKGTAAIVTGGASGLGKATAAMLASQGAKVAIFDMNEEAGKAAAAEIGGVFVSVNVADDASVSAALDTAEQAHGVARILVNCAGIAPAVKTVGKENVPHPLDIYRKTIEVNLIGTFNVISKFAARAVSVEDMDGERGVIVNTASVAAYDGQIGQAAYSASKGGVVGMTLPIARDLASHKIRVMTIAPGIFLTPMMEGFPQHVQDALGAQVPHPSRLGKPAEYAQLVESIIRNPMLNGEVIRLDGAIRMAPR
- a CDS encoding ATP-binding protein, yielding MPDRRELGLLVVYAAGFAGAHWMAAAWGGDGFYSVWYPAAGLRLALMWYAGARLTPSIAIVELAVNMAKGIFPLDSSDWPLILMGIWRPVFAYGGTVAAIRWLAGGARASVLIPPMPFSLAAVAAPNVAALMALPQSLLRPDMTGVKSMHDVVTSLSAFAVGDLLGVLILAPPLLWIAEWLMSRPRPPFQIYSDISWLALVESSALLLGGIVITDTMARAGLGVQPMPVIFAVAWIGLRFGRAAAWGALVIVTMLMLPYTAHHMTTGARLELHLALAMVAVVGYLAGSFADAQRQARIDLERRDRLLFQAERLKTLRAMSVAVIHEISQPLSTLAIEAKHLHAITGISDPEIAESAALIDRKAATLSNLVRRLRRYGGRAVDEPTPLPVSALIESVATLAAPEAKSEGVMLKVDPVDPDLLVLAQEVELAQAVMNLLRNAIQATGDAQVRLSAVKAGDQVQITVSNRHYVDIVPRAGMGVGTLIARAIVEAHGGTLWRDMSAVGDVRAMISLPLTGEVA
- a CDS encoding response regulator transcription factor, with product MTDDASKIYVVDDDCDLGASVARLLRRHGFDADSFLDPVQLLDVYVTAPAHCIVTDVMMGDLDGFAFADQIRVLDPSTAIIFMTAWPTTANAVDSVRRYGGLDYLEKPIDEERLLAAAREGIDWACERRRQLSRTAALTPRERQVFELLILGHSNKVIAAILGLSPKTVEDHRASVMGKTGVNGLAQLIALGG
- a CDS encoding acyl-CoA carboxylase subunit beta, translated to MSSDLGRWDAILGELGRRQDFARAMGGADRLQRHRDAGKLNARERATALFDDGSFVEIGGLAGVLSETGEAPAPADGLIAGFGRINGRPALAGIEDFTVLGGSIGDAASDKRYRLTQLAAQERVPLVFMLEGAGHRLTNKHPGRSPNDLQGLAELSGQVPMVSLVQGASAGHGALTAPLSDFVVMTQAASMFAAGPPLVKGAIGEVVTKEELGGPQMHVLASGVAHNLAADDAAAIAMARQYLSYFPLNAWEHPPLVQEGDIGRRRLDDILALIDPDPRFPFDMRSLLVMLVDEGTLFEVQPKYGASLVTALARLGGQSVAIVANNPAVGAGAIDAAAAQKATHFMDVAGAFHIPVLFLTDNPGVMAGTVAERSGVLRHAARMFVAQHRLKVPKLHVTLRKAFGFGSSIMAMNPFDGQTISLSFPAITLGAMPAASGADAAKLDAETRARVAAEQAGGAYHLADKIGFDDVIDPRDLRNALLDGLILAEGRRNRAVEPTRLPGITP